A region of Streptomyces sp. R44 DNA encodes the following proteins:
- a CDS encoding SPFH domain-containing protein — MTELQKRPLPVRTRRPTDGIPMNDLFRSDPGRPTRILPASPKRATGQPAEAPAPSVTLPRRPPPAEPDLTERPGPAVPGWAAVLTGLTALAGVAAALWRARPLSAVELPPWQWAALAACAVVAVVSFGGLTRGRTGSAWVLSLFGRYRGSVRRTGLVWISPFVLRRRIDVRLRHWRSEPIAVVDAEGSALRVVVLVVWSVRDTARALLAVDDHLGYLREQVEAATARVLSQLPADAFRGDAPTLRDAEAVGDALTRMLAAECRPVGIAVFSAQPTRIEYAPEVAAAMRRRQIAVLDAKHRDSVLTGVIDAVDDTVTRLTTRGLVELDDFERQALVKDLTVAFYTRSGGRAEPNHQE, encoded by the coding sequence ATGACCGAGCTGCAGAAACGGCCCCTGCCCGTCCGCACCCGCCGGCCCACGGACGGCATACCGATGAACGACCTCTTCCGGTCGGACCCGGGCCGGCCCACCCGGATCCTCCCGGCGTCACCGAAGCGCGCGACAGGGCAACCGGCCGAAGCGCCCGCCCCGTCGGTCACACTCCCCCGCCGTCCCCCTCCCGCCGAACCCGATCTGACGGAGCGTCCGGGACCCGCCGTCCCCGGCTGGGCCGCCGTCCTCACCGGCCTCACCGCACTCGCGGGCGTGGCGGCGGCGCTGTGGCGCGCCCGCCCGCTGAGCGCCGTCGAGCTGCCGCCGTGGCAGTGGGCCGCGCTGGCCGCCTGCGCCGTCGTCGCCGTCGTCTCCTTCGGCGGACTGACCCGCGGCCGCACGGGCTCCGCCTGGGTCCTCTCGCTCTTCGGCCGCTACCGGGGCAGCGTCCGGCGCACCGGCCTCGTCTGGATCAGCCCCTTCGTCCTGCGCCGCCGGATCGACGTTCGGCTGCGGCACTGGCGCAGCGAGCCCATCGCCGTCGTGGACGCGGAGGGTTCGGCGCTGCGCGTGGTGGTCCTGGTCGTGTGGTCGGTACGGGACACGGCCCGCGCGCTGCTCGCCGTGGACGACCATCTCGGCTATCTGCGCGAGCAGGTGGAGGCGGCCACCGCGCGCGTGCTCTCGCAGCTGCCTGCGGACGCCTTCCGGGGCGACGCGCCGACCCTGCGGGACGCCGAGGCCGTCGGCGACGCGCTGACCCGGATGCTCGCGGCCGAGTGCCGGCCGGTCGGCATCGCCGTCTTCTCGGCCCAGCCGACCCGTATCGAGTACGCCCCCGAGGTCGCCGCCGCCATGCGCCGGCGGCAGATCGCCGTTCTCGACGCCAAGCACCGGGACTCCGTCCTGACGGGTGTGATCGACGCCGTGGACGACACCGTGACCCGGCTGACGACGCGGGGGCTCGTCGAGCTCGACGACTTCGAACGCCAGGCCCTGGTCAAGGACTTGACCGTGGCCTTCTAC
- a CDS encoding WGR domain-containing protein, with protein MTTTTYLELSQDGGGAHKFYEVTVEDLAVSVRYGRIGSDGQTQRSTFPTVAKAQAAAAKKIGEKVRKGYAPAVRGQRAARPVTRREVTSAPSTARAVAPVLWRFRTGSAAFGIHVDEERCWVGNQAGDVFTLDRAGEVQARFGLPDGVKCLVADDFWIYAGCDDGKVYDLSSKLPFAAYDIATDVDIFWLDIHEGVLHVADRSGRLTVIDHEDEHQWARGGQGEHAWMVRADGDAVYYGDTKGVAAHAPDGGGERWHTATEGGVLFGWQEDTAVYAGTSRKKVQRLAKKDGRVEAVYSCDSPVYSCATSPGGRFVFAADSASSVYCFAEDGTRLWKLGTGGGSALSMQYRDERLYLVTTDGSLVCVDASEEAIEAAQQGTVPVARDIKLAAALPVYEPATTVTAVTAVSDAPAGSVVVECVTEGGRTRVRVVSQGYDSGWNVQFPRAIREPGARYVVDALHPAAGGFYRVRGDIRRLL; from the coding sequence ATGACGACGACGACCTATCTGGAGCTGTCGCAGGACGGCGGCGGTGCCCACAAGTTCTACGAAGTGACCGTCGAGGACCTCGCGGTGTCGGTCCGTTACGGCCGGATCGGCTCGGACGGGCAGACCCAGCGCTCCACGTTCCCGACGGTGGCGAAGGCCCAGGCCGCGGCGGCGAAGAAGATCGGCGAGAAGGTCCGCAAGGGGTACGCCCCCGCCGTCCGGGGACAGCGTGCCGCGCGTCCCGTGACGCGCCGTGAGGTCACCTCCGCGCCCTCCACCGCGCGCGCCGTCGCCCCCGTCCTGTGGCGCTTCCGCACCGGCTCGGCCGCCTTCGGCATCCACGTCGACGAGGAGCGCTGCTGGGTGGGCAACCAGGCGGGGGACGTCTTCACGCTCGACCGCGCCGGCGAGGTGCAGGCCCGGTTCGGCCTGCCCGACGGCGTCAAGTGTCTGGTCGCCGACGACTTCTGGATCTACGCCGGCTGCGACGACGGCAAGGTGTACGACCTCTCGTCCAAGCTCCCGTTCGCCGCGTACGACATCGCCACCGACGTCGACATCTTCTGGCTCGACATCCACGAGGGCGTCCTGCACGTCGCCGACCGCTCCGGCCGGCTCACCGTCATCGACCACGAGGACGAGCACCAGTGGGCGCGCGGCGGCCAGGGCGAGCACGCCTGGATGGTCCGCGCCGACGGCGACGCCGTCTACTACGGGGACACGAAGGGCGTCGCCGCCCACGCGCCGGACGGCGGCGGGGAGCGGTGGCACACGGCGACCGAGGGCGGGGTCCTCTTCGGCTGGCAGGAGGACACCGCGGTCTACGCGGGCACGTCCCGCAAGAAGGTGCAGCGGCTCGCGAAGAAGGACGGGCGCGTGGAGGCGGTGTACTCCTGCGACAGCCCGGTGTACTCCTGCGCCACCTCGCCCGGCGGCCGGTTCGTCTTCGCCGCCGACTCGGCCTCCTCCGTCTACTGCTTCGCGGAGGACGGCACCCGGCTGTGGAAGCTCGGTACGGGCGGCGGTTCGGCGCTCTCCATGCAGTACCGGGACGAGCGGCTCTACCTGGTGACCACGGACGGTTCGCTCGTCTGCGTGGACGCGAGCGAGGAGGCGATCGAGGCCGCCCAGCAGGGCACGGTCCCGGTCGCGCGGGACATCAAGCTCGCCGCAGCCCTGCCGGTGTACGAGCCGGCGACGACCGTGACCGCGGTGACCGCCGTCAGCGACGCCCCGGCCGGCTCGGTGGTCGTGGAATGCGTGACCGAGGGGGGCAGGACCCGGGTGCGGGTCGTCTCGCAGGGATACGACTCCGGGTGGAACGTCCAGTTCCCGCGGGCGATCCGGGAACCCGGCGCGCGGTACGTGGTGGACGCCCTGCACCCGGCCGCGGGCGGGTTCTACCGGGTGCGCGGCGACATCCGGCGGCTCCTGTGA
- a CDS encoding DUF350 domain-containing protein, translated as MSDIVNGLGRAGAYGSLGVVLLILGIVLVDLLTPGKLGRQIWEDRNRNAAILLSSALLGIGGIVFTSIWTTYDNFGKGLVSTAAFGLLGLVMMGVAFLVVDLVTPGKLGATLVDPEPHPAVWVTASCNIAVSAIVSASIA; from the coding sequence ATGAGCGACATCGTCAACGGCCTCGGCCGGGCCGGCGCCTACGGCTCCCTCGGCGTGGTCCTGCTGATCCTCGGCATCGTGCTCGTGGACCTGCTGACCCCCGGCAAGCTCGGGCGCCAGATCTGGGAGGACCGCAACCGCAACGCCGCGATCCTGCTGAGCTCGGCGCTCCTCGGGATCGGCGGCATCGTCTTCACGTCGATCTGGACGACGTACGACAACTTCGGCAAGGGCCTCGTCTCCACGGCCGCGTTCGGTCTGCTCGGCCTGGTGATGATGGGGGTGGCCTTCCTCGTCGTCGACCTGGTCACGCCGGGGAAGCTCGGTGCCACGCTCGTCGACCCCGAGCCGCACCCCGCGGTCTGGGTGACGGCCTCCTGCAACATCGCGGTCTCGGCGATCGTCTCCGCCTCGATCGCCTGA
- a CDS encoding HdeD family acid-resistance protein — translation MTQTDDSPYGRDARGDVPPGPLGILAGFAWQALLVAGLVSLILGAMVLAWPEASLRVVGVLFGLYLLLSGVMQLVAAFGTHATTALRVMAFISGALSILLGLFCFRGATQSTLLLALWIGIGWLFRGITQTVAAASDPAMPARGWQIFLGIVSALAGIVLIVSPLESARVLTVLAGVWLLVVGVVEVITAVMVRSRAKGLPPGA, via the coding sequence ATGACACAGACTGATGACTCTCCGTACGGCCGCGACGCGCGAGGGGACGTACCACCCGGGCCCCTGGGGATCCTCGCGGGCTTCGCCTGGCAGGCCCTGCTCGTCGCCGGGCTCGTCTCGCTGATCCTCGGCGCCATGGTGCTGGCCTGGCCGGAGGCCTCCCTGCGGGTGGTGGGGGTGCTCTTCGGTCTGTATCTGCTGCTCAGCGGTGTGATGCAACTGGTCGCCGCCTTCGGCACGCACGCCACCACGGCACTGCGGGTCATGGCCTTCATCAGTGGTGCGCTGTCGATCCTGCTCGGCCTGTTCTGCTTCCGGGGAGCGACGCAGTCGACCCTGCTGCTCGCGCTGTGGATCGGGATCGGCTGGCTCTTCCGCGGCATCACCCAGACCGTGGCGGCGGCGTCCGACCCGGCGATGCCGGCGCGCGGCTGGCAGATCTTCCTGGGCATCGTCAGCGCGCTCGCCGGAATCGTGCTGATCGTGTCCCCGCTGGAGTCGGCCAGGGTGCTGACGGTCCTCGCCGGCGTCTGGCTCCTCGTCGTCGGCGTGGTCGAGGTCATCACGGCCGTCATGGTCCGCTCCCGCGCCAAGGGCCTTCCGCCGGGCGCCTAG
- a CDS encoding dipeptidase, giving the protein MSAESPETAALRERVRALMPRAKEDLTALVALRSVADPRQFPPEECAKAADFLVRAFTEAGLRDMRRVTTPDGTDAVVGHAPGPEGAPTVLLYCHYDVQPPLDDVAWRTPPFELTERDGRWYGRGAADCKGNIAMHLTALRALGGPEGRGFPVNIKFVAEGSEEQGTGGLEQLVPLRPELFAADTLLVCDTGNFALGLPTATTSLRGLTHVVVTVSTLKGEMHSGMFGGPAPDALAALVRILDSLRDEQGNTTIKGLDDAGVWDGVDYPAEQFRTDAGVLDGVSLLGTGSVAEELWARPAVTVLGIDCPPVVGSSAAIQARVRARVSLRVPPGTDAGDALRALTDHLTSAAPWGARVEVEPESAGQPFRARTDGPAYRALGAALREAYGKDMVQSGQGGSIPLCNVLAAQFPEAEIALIGVEEPGCLIHAPNESVDPSEIEHMALAEALFLNSYGALP; this is encoded by the coding sequence ATGTCCGCCGAGTCCCCCGAGACCGCAGCCCTGCGGGAGAGGGTCCGGGCGCTGATGCCCCGGGCGAAGGAGGACCTCACCGCGCTGGTGGCACTGCGCTCGGTCGCCGACCCGCGTCAGTTCCCGCCCGAGGAGTGCGCGAAGGCCGCCGACTTCCTCGTCCGGGCCTTCACGGAGGCGGGGCTCCGCGACATGCGCCGGGTGACGACCCCGGACGGCACGGACGCGGTGGTGGGACACGCTCCGGGCCCCGAAGGGGCACCGACGGTGCTGCTCTACTGCCACTACGACGTCCAGCCGCCCCTCGACGACGTCGCCTGGCGGACGCCGCCCTTCGAGCTGACCGAGCGCGACGGGCGCTGGTACGGGCGCGGCGCCGCCGACTGCAAGGGCAACATCGCGATGCATCTGACGGCGCTGCGCGCGCTCGGCGGGCCGGAGGGCCGGGGCTTCCCGGTGAACATCAAGTTCGTGGCGGAGGGTTCGGAGGAGCAGGGGACGGGCGGTCTTGAGCAGCTCGTGCCGCTGCGGCCCGAACTGTTCGCCGCCGACACCCTGTTGGTCTGCGACACCGGCAACTTCGCGCTCGGCCTGCCCACCGCCACCACCTCGCTGCGCGGGCTCACCCATGTCGTCGTGACGGTCTCCACCCTCAAGGGCGAGATGCACTCCGGGATGTTCGGCGGCCCGGCACCCGACGCACTCGCCGCGCTCGTCCGGATCCTCGACAGCCTCCGCGACGAGCAGGGCAACACGACGATCAAGGGCCTGGACGACGCCGGCGTCTGGGACGGGGTGGACTACCCGGCCGAGCAGTTCCGTACCGACGCGGGCGTCCTCGACGGGGTGTCCCTCCTCGGCACGGGCTCGGTCGCCGAAGAGCTGTGGGCCCGGCCTGCCGTCACCGTCCTCGGCATCGACTGCCCGCCGGTGGTGGGCTCCTCGGCCGCGATCCAGGCGAGGGTACGGGCCAGGGTCAGCCTGCGGGTGCCCCCGGGGACCGACGCGGGCGACGCCCTGCGCGCCCTCACCGACCATCTGACCTCGGCCGCCCCGTGGGGCGCCCGGGTGGAGGTGGAACCGGAGAGCGCGGGCCAACCCTTCCGGGCGCGCACCGACGGACCCGCCTACCGGGCCCTGGGGGCGGCGCTCCGCGAGGCGTACGGGAAGGACATGGTGCAGTCCGGGCAGGGCGGCTCGATCCCGCTGTGCAACGTGCTCGCCGCGCAGTTCCCGGAGGCGGAGATCGCCCTGATCGGCGTCGAGGAGCCGGGCTGTCTCATCCACGCGCCGAACGAGAGCGTGGATCCCTCCGAGATCGAGCACATGGCGCTGGCCGAGGCGCTGTTCCTGAACTCCTACGGCGCTCTGCCGTGA
- a CDS encoding DoxX family membrane protein: MSHPNRRDLGLLVLRVGTGAVLAAHGTQKLLGWFGGGGIEGTTKAMEAMGFNPGRESAIAAGLGEAGGGALLALGLATPVAGAAAAGAMAGAVSVHAPSGFFAMSGGYEYPAFLGFTAAAIGIAGAGRYSLDHATGHVLDRPWVVVTAFLGTAIAAAAVVGRRAVEQASPAPEPDPGPGPEAA; the protein is encoded by the coding sequence ATGTCCCACCCCAACCGACGCGATCTCGGGCTGCTCGTGCTGAGGGTCGGCACGGGTGCCGTGCTCGCCGCGCACGGCACGCAGAAGCTCCTCGGCTGGTTCGGGGGCGGCGGCATCGAGGGCACCACCAAGGCGATGGAGGCCATGGGCTTCAACCCGGGCCGCGAGAGCGCGATCGCCGCCGGTCTCGGCGAGGCGGGCGGCGGAGCACTGCTCGCCCTCGGCCTGGCCACCCCGGTCGCCGGTGCCGCCGCGGCCGGCGCCATGGCGGGAGCCGTCTCCGTGCACGCCCCCTCCGGCTTCTTCGCCATGTCCGGCGGCTACGAGTACCCGGCCTTCCTCGGCTTCACGGCCGCCGCGATCGGCATCGCCGGCGCCGGACGGTACTCCCTCGACCACGCCACCGGGCACGTCCTCGACCGCCCCTGGGTGGTGGTCACCGCCTTCCTCGGCACGGCGATCGCCGCCGCGGCCGTCGTCGGCCGCCGCGCCGTCGAACAGGCCTCCCCCGCACCGGAACCCGACCCGGGCCCCGGCCCGGAAGCCGCCTAG
- the opcA gene encoding glucose-6-phosphate dehydrogenase assembly protein OpcA: protein MKIDLTDTDSSKINKAILQGRRAVGTPAVGAVLTLVIVTDEENAYDSVKAANEASREHPSRTLVVIKRHARTPRERYETRLDAEVRLGTDAGSGETVLLRLYGELGARADSVVLPLLLPDAPVVVWWPVDAPEVPSRDPLGSLAQRRITDMYAVEDPLAALERRAASYAPGDTDLAWTRLTPWRSMLAAALDQAPLTVTSAAVESEAENPSAELLARWFEVRLGVAVDRVVTDGPVVTAVRMGTADGEIRIDRPEGPVARLAIPGQPGRVLALKVRTTAELIAEELRRLDPDEAYAAALRGRA, encoded by the coding sequence ATGAAGATCGATCTGACGGACACCGACTCCAGCAAGATCAACAAGGCGATCCTGCAGGGGCGCAGGGCCGTCGGCACACCCGCCGTCGGCGCCGTGCTCACCCTCGTCATCGTCACCGACGAGGAGAACGCCTACGACTCCGTCAAGGCGGCCAACGAGGCCTCCCGGGAACACCCTTCCCGCACCCTCGTCGTCATCAAGCGCCACGCCCGCACCCCCCGGGAGCGCTACGAGACCCGGCTCGACGCCGAGGTCCGGCTCGGCACCGACGCCGGCTCGGGCGAGACGGTCCTGCTCCGGCTGTACGGCGAACTCGGCGCCCGCGCCGACTCCGTGGTCCTGCCCCTGCTGCTGCCCGACGCGCCCGTCGTCGTCTGGTGGCCGGTCGACGCCCCCGAGGTGCCCTCCCGGGACCCGCTGGGCTCGCTCGCGCAGCGGCGGATCACCGACATGTACGCGGTCGAGGACCCGCTCGCCGCCCTGGAGCGCCGTGCCGCCTCGTACGCCCCCGGGGACACCGACCTCGCCTGGACGCGGCTCACCCCGTGGCGCTCGATGCTGGCCGCGGCCCTCGACCAGGCGCCGCTCACCGTCACCTCCGCCGCCGTCGAGAGCGAGGCGGAGAATCCCAGCGCCGAACTCCTGGCCCGCTGGTTCGAGGTCCGGCTCGGGGTCGCCGTCGACCGGGTCGTCACCGACGGCCCCGTCGTCACGGCCGTGCGCATGGGCACGGCCGACGGCGAGATCCGCATCGACCGGCCCGAGGGCCCGGTCGCGCGGCTCGCCATCCCCGGCCAGCCCGGCCGGGTCCTCGCGCTGAAGGTCCGGACCACCGCGGAGCTGATCGCCGAGGAGCTCCGCCGCCTGGACCCGGACGAGGCCTATGCGGCGGCACTGCGGGGGCGCGCCTGA
- a CDS encoding class I SAM-dependent methyltransferase, with product MSVAEFDEIAPKYDESRGGTERAAGFARMLAPLLDPARPVLDIGVGTGIVAAELTSLGHTVHGLDLSPGMLARAKDRLGARVAVADACRLPVQSGSVDQAVSTWLLHAGPDNRAVLAEVGRVLRPGGRYLVIPAGGTRPTDDIGLLVGELENRLDPEGSRRDGPEWLAPIAAAHGLVYEGTASERPTSFQVSPRAMAASLSRGLFTGAWAVGGEATRLVDETRSRLLALPNPDVPRVRRGADVVLLFTRGT from the coding sequence GTGTCGGTCGCGGAGTTCGACGAGATCGCGCCGAAGTACGACGAGTCGCGCGGCGGTACGGAACGGGCGGCGGGTTTCGCCCGGATGCTGGCACCGCTGCTCGACCCTGCGCGCCCGGTGCTCGACATCGGCGTGGGCACGGGCATCGTCGCGGCCGAACTGACCTCGCTCGGGCACACGGTGCACGGACTCGACCTCTCGCCCGGCATGCTCGCCCGGGCGAAGGACCGGCTCGGCGCACGGGTCGCGGTGGCCGACGCCTGCCGGCTGCCGGTACAGAGCGGGTCGGTGGACCAGGCGGTGTCGACGTGGCTGCTGCACGCCGGACCGGACAACCGGGCCGTCCTGGCCGAGGTCGGACGGGTCCTGCGGCCGGGCGGGCGCTATCTGGTCATCCCGGCGGGCGGAACGCGCCCGACGGACGACATCGGCCTCCTCGTCGGGGAGTTGGAGAACCGACTCGATCCGGAGGGCAGCCGCCGCGACGGCCCGGAGTGGCTGGCCCCGATCGCCGCGGCCCACGGCCTCGTCTACGAGGGGACGGCCTCGGAGCGGCCCACGTCGTTCCAGGTGTCACCGCGGGCGATGGCCGCGTCGCTCTCCCGCGGCCTGTTCACCGGCGCCTGGGCGGTCGGCGGCGAGGCCACGCGCCTGGTGGACGAGACCAGGTCACGCCTGCTCGCCCTGCCGAACCCGGACGTCCCCCGGGTGAGGCGGGGGGCGGACGTCGTGCTGCTGTTCACACGAGGGACCTGA
- a CDS encoding cytochrome P450: protein MVTGYDEAVAALTDPRLSSSPVGVNGLEEEMAHQERTNVLMASMLVANGEDHTRLRNLVSKAFTFRRVEALAPRVQAHTDAFLDAIAARGSADLVSEFALPLPMAVLSELIGIPAEGQPDFARLAVGLIMPPNTPERLAKGARARAELTEFFEPLIAARKADPKDDLLSALCAAQAEEKISDRELTAMAILLTLAGHETTASLIANGVHALLRHPEQFAALRDDPSLLPGAIEELLRYEGPVSRGVARFTVDAYEIGGVTVPPGEMIIIGLAAANRDPARYDRPDILDVARREVPQQLAFGHGVHFCLGAPLARAEARIAIGTLLRRFPDLRLADPDADLSRREGILRGMATLPVTFTPQA from the coding sequence ATGGTCACGGGCTACGACGAGGCGGTGGCCGCGCTCACCGACCCGCGCCTCAGCAGCAGCCCCGTCGGGGTCAACGGCCTCGAGGAGGAGATGGCCCACCAGGAGCGCACCAACGTCCTGATGGCCAGCATGCTCGTGGCCAACGGCGAGGACCACACCCGGCTGCGCAACCTCGTCTCGAAGGCCTTCACCTTCCGCCGCGTGGAGGCGCTCGCGCCGCGCGTCCAGGCGCACACCGACGCCTTCCTCGACGCGATCGCCGCGCGCGGATCGGCCGATCTGGTCTCCGAGTTCGCCCTGCCGCTGCCGATGGCCGTGCTCAGCGAGCTCATCGGCATCCCGGCCGAGGGGCAGCCGGACTTCGCCCGCCTCGCGGTCGGCCTCATCATGCCGCCGAACACCCCCGAGCGACTCGCCAAGGGAGCCCGGGCGCGAGCCGAACTCACCGAGTTCTTCGAGCCGTTGATCGCCGCGCGCAAGGCGGACCCGAAGGACGATCTGCTGAGCGCGCTCTGTGCCGCGCAGGCCGAGGAGAAGATCAGCGACCGCGAGCTGACGGCCATGGCCATCCTGCTCACGCTCGCCGGCCACGAGACGACGGCGAGCCTCATCGCGAACGGCGTCCACGCCCTCCTGCGCCACCCCGAGCAGTTCGCCGCGCTGCGCGACGACCCCTCGCTGCTGCCCGGCGCGATCGAGGAACTCCTGCGCTACGAGGGGCCGGTGAGCCGGGGCGTCGCGCGCTTCACCGTCGACGCGTACGAGATCGGCGGGGTCACCGTGCCGCCCGGCGAGATGATCATCATCGGACTCGCCGCGGCCAACCGCGACCCGGCGCGCTACGACCGTCCCGACATCCTCGACGTGGCCCGCCGCGAGGTGCCGCAACAGCTCGCTTTCGGCCATGGTGTGCACTTCTGCCTGGGCGCCCCGCTCGCCCGCGCGGAGGCCAGGATCGCGATCGGCACCCTGCTGCGGCGCTTCCCCGACCTCCGGCTCGCCGATCCGGACGCGGACCTGAGCCGGCGCGAGGGCATCCTGCGCGGCATGGCGACGCTGCCGGTGACCTTCACCCCGCAGGCGTGA
- a CDS encoding cytochrome P450, producing MDPILDLARPSILRNPYPAYARLRDSTPVFWHELLGSWVLTRHADCLAVLTDSNRFASDWRRAGEDIPAPLLSVQTLDPPEHTAIRHLLLDGFRAQDRQALHDGLEHRIADLLAELAERPSFDLVGELAEPVALRFVTAFLGVPAPELDWFVPMSRTVVDGMDAGLWPEKHEPAVAARARLAEYAGGWLADPPKEGLIAYVAEHAADSGVAETVLRNSLRAVLHAGYESASRLLGNAAAALLTTPGALAAFRASPATAVDELMRYDAPVQADARVCVTDTELGGVTLKAGDPVTLLLGAANHDPLRFDHPTELRLDRAPNPHLGFGRGAHACLGASMAIRLAGSVLGALARDYPDARAVAEPDHRRNLTLRGLDRFEVTLRPRAGEEVRP from the coding sequence GTGGACCCGATTCTGGATCTGGCCCGTCCGTCGATCCTGCGGAACCCCTACCCGGCCTACGCCCGGCTGCGGGACAGCACCCCCGTCTTCTGGCACGAACTGCTCGGCTCCTGGGTCCTGACGCGCCACGCCGACTGCCTCGCCGTGCTCACCGACAGCAACCGTTTCGCCTCCGACTGGCGCCGCGCCGGCGAGGACATCCCCGCGCCGCTGCTCAGCGTCCAGACCCTCGACCCGCCGGAGCACACGGCCATCCGGCACCTGCTGCTCGACGGCTTCCGCGCCCAGGACCGCCAGGCCCTGCACGACGGTCTGGAGCACCGGATCGCGGACCTGCTCGCCGAGCTGGCCGAGCGGCCCTCCTTCGACCTCGTCGGAGAGCTCGCCGAACCGGTCGCCCTCCGGTTCGTCACCGCCTTCCTCGGGGTCCCCGCGCCCGAACTCGACTGGTTCGTGCCCATGTCCCGTACCGTCGTCGACGGCATGGACGCCGGGCTCTGGCCCGAGAAGCACGAGCCGGCCGTCGCCGCCCGCGCCCGGCTCGCCGAGTACGCCGGAGGATGGCTCGCGGATCCACCCAAGGAAGGGCTGATCGCGTACGTCGCCGAGCACGCGGCGGACAGCGGCGTGGCAGAAACGGTTCTGCGGAACAGTCTGCGCGCGGTCCTCCACGCCGGATACGAATCCGCCTCCCGGCTCCTCGGCAACGCCGCGGCCGCCCTCCTCACCACCCCCGGCGCGCTCGCCGCGTTCCGGGCGAGCCCGGCCACGGCCGTGGACGAACTCATGCGGTACGACGCACCCGTCCAGGCGGACGCCCGGGTCTGCGTCACCGACACCGAACTGGGTGGCGTCACCCTCAAGGCGGGTGATCCGGTCACGCTCCTCCTGGGCGCGGCCAACCACGACCCGCTGCGGTTCGACCACCCCACAGAGCTGCGACTCGACCGCGCCCCGAACCCGCACCTCGGGTTCGGACGCGGGGCCCATGCCTGTCTGGGCGCGTCCATGGCGATCCGGCTCGCCGGATCGGTCCTCGGGGCCCTGGCCAGGGACTACCCGGACGCACGGGCGGTCGCGGAACCGGACCACCGGCGCAATCTGACCCTCCGCGGTCTCGACCGCTTCGAGGTCACCCTGCGCCCACGAGCGGGGGAGGAGGTTCGACCATGA
- a CDS encoding acetylxylan esterase, producing MTQFDLSVDRLRTYRSASVEPEDFDAFWTKTLDEARAHELDARFEPVATGLATVEVYDVTFAGFGGHPVKGWFVLPAGTSEPLPVVVEFLGYGGGRGLPHTHLLWASAGFAHFVMDTRGQGSGWATGDTPDPVGSAPSFPGFMTRGVEDPYAYYYRRVFTDAVRAVEAARSHPLVDAGRTAVTGGSQGGGITLAVAGLVRNLVAVAPDVPFLCDFPRATTITDRMPYREIGNYLKTHRGRVQRVRETLAYFDGVHFAARATAPALFSTALEDETCPPSTVFAAFNAYAAEEKAIELYDFNDHEGGGTFQQAAQLRWLPGRLR from the coding sequence ATGACTCAGTTCGACCTGTCCGTCGACCGGCTCCGCACCTACCGCAGCGCGTCGGTGGAGCCCGAGGACTTCGACGCCTTCTGGACGAAGACCCTCGACGAGGCCCGCGCGCACGAGCTGGACGCACGTTTCGAGCCCGTGGCGACGGGGCTGGCCACGGTGGAGGTGTACGACGTGACCTTCGCGGGGTTCGGCGGGCACCCGGTCAAGGGGTGGTTCGTGCTGCCGGCCGGGACGTCCGAACCGCTGCCCGTGGTGGTGGAGTTCCTCGGGTACGGCGGCGGGCGGGGCCTTCCGCACACGCATCTGCTCTGGGCCTCGGCCGGGTTCGCGCACTTCGTGATGGACACGCGCGGGCAGGGCAGCGGCTGGGCCACCGGCGACACCCCGGATCCGGTGGGCAGCGCGCCCTCGTTCCCGGGCTTCATGACGCGCGGCGTCGAGGACCCGTACGCCTACTACTACCGGCGGGTCTTCACGGACGCGGTGCGCGCCGTCGAGGCGGCCCGCTCGCATCCCCTGGTGGACGCGGGGCGTACGGCGGTGACGGGTGGGAGCCAGGGCGGCGGCATCACGCTGGCGGTGGCGGGTCTCGTGCGGAATCTGGTGGCGGTCGCGCCGGACGTCCCGTTCCTGTGCGATTTCCCGCGCGCGACGACGATCACGGACCGCATGCCGTACCGCGAGATAGGCAACTACCTGAAGACGCACCGCGGCCGGGTGCAGCGGGTCAGGGAGACCCTCGCCTATTTCGACGGCGTCCACTTCGCGGCCCGCGCCACGGCCCCGGCCCTGTTCTCGACGGCCCTGGAGGACGAGACGTGCCCGCCGTCGACGGTGTTCGCGGCCTTCAACGCGTACGCCGCGGAGGAGAAGGCGATCGAGCTGTACGACTTCAACGACCACGAGGGCGGCGGAACGTTCCAGCAGGCGGCGCAGCTCCGCTGGCTGCCGGGGAGGCTCCGGTAG